In Syngnathus acus chromosome 5, fSynAcu1.2, whole genome shotgun sequence, a genomic segment contains:
- the chchd4b gene encoding coiled-coil-helix-coiled-coil-helix domain containing 4b gives MTTVRQEGKDKIIFVTKEDHATPSNAELVEEDPDDPYEERGLILPSGEINWSCPCLGGMASGPCGTEFKEAFSCFHYSKEELKGSECLDQFSAMQECMQLYPELYPQEENKIPEANAEQTSKDATASDSKSTSDPVQDSNSSQTSAGSSLEN, from the exons ATGACTACTGTCAGGCAAGAGG gcaaagacaaaataatcTTTGTCACCAAAGAAGATCATGCAACACCCAGCAACGCCGAGCTTGTTGAGGAAGACCCTGATGATCCTTATGAGGAGCGAG GGCTGATTCTTCCCAGTGGGGAGATTAACTGGAGTTGTCCCTGCTTGGGTGGGATGGCCAGTGGTCCCTGTGGGACCGAATTTAAGGAGGCCTTCTCCTGCTTCCATTACAGTAAAGAGGAGCTGAAGGGCTCTGAGTGTCTGGATCAGTTCAGCGCAATGCAAGAGTGCATGCAGCTCTATCCGGAACTCTACCcacaagaagaaaataagataCCTGAAGCAAATGCAGAGCAGACTTCAAAAGATGCCACAGCTTCTGATTCCAAGTCCACATCTGACCCCGTGCAGGACTCAAATAGCTCGCAAACCAGTGCAGGGAGTTCACTGGAAAACTAA
- the LOC119123740 gene encoding protein transport protein Sec61 subunit alpha-like 1: protein MGIKFLEVIKPFCAVLPEIQKPERKIQFREKVLWTAITLFIFLVCCQIPLFGIMSSDSADPFYWMRVILASNRGTLMELGISPIVTSGLIMQLLAGAKIIEVGDTPKDRALFNGAQKLFGMIITIGQAIVYVMTGMYGDPSEMGAGICLLIIIQLFVAGLIVLLLDELLQKGYGLGSGISLFIATNICETIVWKAFSPTTVNTGRGTEFEGAIIALFHLLATRTDKVRALREAFYRQNLPNLMNLIATVFVFAVVIYFQGFRVDLPIKSARYRGQYNTYPIKLFYTSNIPIILQSALVSNLYVISQMLSTRFSGNFLVNLLGTWSDASSGGPARAYPVGGLCYYLSPPESFGSVLEDPVHAVIYIAFMLGSCAFFSKTWIEVSGSSAKDVAKQLKEQQMVMRGHRETSMVHELNRYIPTAAAFGGLCIGGLSVMADFLGAIGSGTGILLAVTIIYQYFEIFVKEQSEVGSLGGYFF, encoded by the exons ATGGGTA TCAAATTCTTGGAAGTGATCAAGCCATTCTGCGCAGTTTTGCCAGAAATCCAAAAACCTGAAAGAAAG ATCCAGTTCAGGGAGAAGGTTCTATGGACCGCCATCACACTCTTTATCTTCCTGGTTTGCTGCCAA ATCCCTCTCTTTGGCATCATGTCATCAGACTCTGCAGATCCATTTTACTGGATGAGAGTGATTCTGGCCTCCAATCGAG GCACATTGATGGAGTTGGGCATCTCCCCTATTGTCACCTCCGGCCTGATCATGCAACTCCTTGCTGGGGCTAAAATCATCGAAGTTGGAGACACACCCAAAGACAGAGCCCTTTTTAATGGAGCGCAGAAAC TGTTTGGAATGATCATCACCATTGGCCAGGCTATTGTTTACGTGATGACTGGCATGTATGGTGACCCCTCAGAGATGGGAGCTGGAATCTGTCTGCTCATCATCATTCAG TTGTTTGTGGCCGGGCTGATCGTACTGCTGCTGGATGAGCTGCTCCAAAAAGGCTACGGTcttggctcgggcatctcactGTTCATCGCAACCAACATTTGCGAAACCATCGTTTGGAAGGCTTTCAGCCCTACCACTGTGAACACCGGCAGAG GCACAGAATTTGAGGGAGCCATCATCGCCCTTTTCCATCTGCTGGCAACCAGGACGGACAAAGTGCGCGCCCTGAGAGAGGCCTTCTACAGACAGAACCTGCCCAACCTCATGAACCTCATTGCCAccgtctttgtttttgccgTAGTCATATATTTTCAA GGATTCAGAGTTGATCTGCCAATCAAGTCGGCTCGCTACCGCGGCCAGTACAACACTTACCCCATCAAGCTCTTCTACACCTCCAACATTCCCATCATCCTGCAATCAGCGCTGGTCTCCAACTTGTACGTCATATCCCAGATGCTGTCCACACGCTTCAGTGGCAACTTCTTGGTCAATCTGCTCGGAACGTGGTCT GACGCTTCAAGTGGCGGTCCAGCTCGGGCGTATCCCGTGGGTGGTCTTTGTTACTACCTCTCCCCGCCTGAGTCATTTGGATCAGTTCTAGAGGATCCAGTGCACGCCGTTATCTATATTGCCTTCATGCTCGGAtcatgcgctttcttctccaAAACCTGGATCGAAGTCTCGGGCTCCTCCGCAAAAGAT GTGGCAAAACAGCTGAAAGAGCAGCAGATGGTGATGAGGGGACACAGGGAGACTTCCATGGTTCACGAACTCAACAG GTACATTCCGACTGCGGCTGCATTCGGCGGGCTGTGTATTGGCGGGCTGTCGGTCATGGCTGACTTCCTCGGCGCTATCGGCTCCGGCACGGGAATCCTTTTGGCTGTCACCATCATTTATCAGTACTTTGAGATTTTTGTCAAAGAGCAGAGTGAAGTAGGCAGTCTAGGAGGATATTTCTTTTAG